The Chelatococcus sp. HY11 genome includes a window with the following:
- a CDS encoding amylo-alpha-1,6-glucosidase — translation MQTRTAEIAAHASAPLNVGDAPLAQFFIPAAASLQERRPRTLKHGDTFAVFDHNGDALAGPGSPEGVYHRDTRHLSHFFLTMGGVRPMLLSSTLRDDNASLTCDLTNPDLYDDTGRLVLGHDLIHVRRSRFLWNGACFERLSVRNFDERHRKVRIEIAFAADFADIFEVRGTRRGRRGHDHPAEITPRSVTLAYTGLDARRRDTSLHFDPAPVVLTSSLAVFEFSLAPREAQLAFIEILCDGGRHRGGQAAGEASAGHHDTRRAFFMALRDARRSLRISSSRAATVATSNEICNEAVRRSVSDLYMLVTDTPEGPFPYAGIPWFSTVFGRDALITALEMLWLDPNVARGVLCHLAANQATRHDPVADAEPGKILHELRQGEMAELGEVPFRRYYGSVDSTPLFVMLAGAYFERTGDLGIMTKLWPHIDAALKWIETDGDRDGDGFVEYGRRTADGLINQGWKDSHDSIFHADGTLASGPIALVEVQAYVYGAWQAAARVARALGYGRRAQEFNDKARMLRMRFDESFFDEELSTYVLALDGHKSPCRVRASNAGHALFTGIALPERAPLVVETLMARSSFSGWGVRTVASTEARYNPMSYHNGSVWPHDNAIVAAGFARYGFRAQAARIFEGLFSTSLYIDHRRLPELFCGFPRQRSRGPTFYPVACIPQAWAAAAPLSLIQSCLGLGFNMDERETVFDEPALPDFLDEVTLRRLAVGEGSVDVALRRAGHQVVVNVLSRRGDVRVLTRS, via the coding sequence ATGCAGACAAGGACGGCTGAGATAGCGGCGCATGCGTCCGCACCGTTGAATGTGGGCGATGCACCGCTCGCCCAGTTCTTCATTCCAGCGGCGGCCTCCCTCCAGGAGCGACGGCCGCGCACCCTGAAACACGGCGACACCTTCGCCGTTTTCGATCACAACGGCGATGCGCTTGCAGGCCCGGGAAGTCCAGAGGGCGTCTATCACCGCGACACGCGCCATCTGTCGCACTTCTTTCTCACGATGGGCGGCGTGAGGCCGATGCTATTATCTTCGACCTTGCGCGACGATAATGCCTCGCTGACCTGCGATCTCACCAATCCCGACCTCTATGATGATACTGGCCGGCTGGTTCTTGGCCATGATCTCATCCATGTCAGGCGGTCGCGTTTCCTCTGGAACGGCGCCTGTTTCGAGCGTCTCTCCGTCCGCAATTTCGACGAGCGCCATCGCAAGGTGCGCATTGAGATCGCCTTTGCGGCGGATTTCGCCGATATCTTCGAGGTCCGCGGAACCAGGCGCGGGAGGCGTGGCCACGACCACCCGGCGGAGATCACGCCTCGCTCCGTGACGCTTGCCTATACCGGCCTTGATGCCCGCCGGCGCGATACCAGCCTTCATTTCGACCCCGCCCCGGTCGTGCTGACATCATCGCTGGCCGTGTTCGAGTTTTCGCTGGCACCGCGCGAGGCACAACTCGCCTTCATCGAAATCCTTTGCGATGGCGGCCGCCATCGCGGGGGGCAGGCGGCAGGCGAGGCGTCTGCCGGCCATCACGATACCCGCCGGGCCTTCTTCATGGCCTTGCGCGATGCGCGACGGTCGCTGCGGATTTCATCGTCCCGCGCCGCGACCGTCGCGACCTCAAACGAGATATGCAACGAGGCGGTCCGTCGCAGCGTGTCCGATCTCTACATGCTGGTCACCGACACGCCGGAGGGGCCCTTTCCCTATGCCGGCATCCCCTGGTTCAGTACTGTGTTCGGCCGTGATGCGCTGATCACCGCGCTGGAGATGCTATGGCTCGATCCTAATGTCGCCCGCGGGGTGCTCTGTCATCTCGCCGCCAATCAGGCCACCCGGCACGATCCGGTCGCGGACGCCGAGCCCGGGAAGATCTTGCATGAGCTGCGCCAGGGCGAGATGGCGGAACTCGGTGAAGTGCCGTTCCGGCGCTACTACGGCAGTGTCGATTCCACGCCGCTCTTCGTCATGCTGGCCGGTGCCTATTTCGAACGGACCGGCGATCTCGGCATCATGACAAAGCTCTGGCCGCATATCGACGCGGCGCTGAAATGGATCGAGACCGACGGTGATCGCGACGGCGACGGTTTCGTGGAGTACGGCCGGCGCACCGCCGACGGGCTGATCAACCAGGGCTGGAAGGATAGCCACGATTCCATCTTCCACGCCGATGGCACCTTGGCCTCGGGCCCCATCGCGCTTGTGGAGGTCCAGGCTTACGTCTACGGCGCCTGGCAGGCCGCGGCGCGCGTTGCCCGGGCGCTCGGTTACGGGCGCCGCGCGCAAGAGTTCAATGACAAGGCGCGCATGCTGCGCATGCGTTTTGACGAGAGCTTCTTCGATGAGGAGCTCTCAACCTACGTGCTCGCGCTCGACGGGCATAAAAGTCCCTGCCGCGTGCGGGCCTCCAACGCCGGTCATGCGCTCTTCACGGGCATTGCGTTGCCCGAGCGGGCGCCTCTCGTCGTCGAAACGCTGATGGCGCGCTCGTCGTTTTCGGGTTGGGGCGTACGCACGGTCGCATCCACCGAGGCGCGCTACAATCCCATGAGTTACCACAATGGTTCTGTCTGGCCCCATGACAATGCGATTGTCGCGGCCGGCTTCGCCCGCTACGGCTTCCGTGCTCAGGCGGCCCGGATCTTCGAAGGGCTGTTTTCCACGTCCCTGTACATTGATCATCGCCGGCTGCCCGAGCTGTTCTGCGGTTTTCCGCGCCAGCGCAGCCGGGGCCCCACATTCTATCCGGTTGCCTGTATTCCTCAGGCCTGGGCGGCGGCGGCGCCCCTGTCGCTGATCCAGTCGTGCCTTGGGCTTGGTTTCAACATGGACGAACGCGAGACGGTCTTCGATGAGCCGGCGCTTCCCGATTTCCTCGACGAGGTCACCTTGCGCCGTCTCGCGGTGGGCGAGGGATCGGTGGACGTCGCCTTGCGCCGGGCAGGGCATCAGGTCGTCGTCAATGTGCTCTCTCGCCGGGGAGACGTCCGTGTCCTGACGCGCAGTTGA
- a CDS encoding glycosyltransferase family 4 protein — protein MDGKPLRIAQIAPLAECCPPRLYGGTERIVSFLTEELVRLGHDVTLFASGDSRTRAKLVPCTDMALRLNPAVRDPIPYHMIMLDQVRRRAEEFDILHFHVDVLHAPLVSAFASRTVTTLHGRLDLPDLVPFYRAFPELPLISISDAQRRPMPPVNWVGTVPHGVPVDRLPFVSEPAGDYLAFLGRISPEKRPDRAIAIAAGSGMPLKIAAKVDKVDQAYWDEVIAPLIAVHPNVSFIGEINDEQKPAFLGNARALLFPIDWPEPFGLVMIEAMACGTPVIAFGSGSVPEVIDDGVSGFIVHDVDQAVEAVSHLNHLSRSRVRETFLRRFTVEHMARAYVTIYRGLLENSPGEAQPSPPLRDVPLQVVA, from the coding sequence ATCGACGGCAAGCCTCTCCGGATCGCCCAGATCGCTCCACTCGCCGAATGTTGTCCTCCACGCTTGTATGGCGGCACGGAGCGGATCGTGTCCTTTCTGACAGAGGAGCTGGTGCGGCTGGGGCACGATGTCACGCTGTTCGCCAGTGGCGATTCGCGCACCAGGGCGAAGCTCGTGCCTTGCACCGACATGGCGCTGCGATTGAATCCCGCGGTTCGCGATCCCATCCCTTATCACATGATCATGCTTGATCAGGTGCGACGTCGGGCCGAGGAGTTTGATATCCTGCATTTTCATGTCGATGTGCTGCACGCTCCCTTGGTCAGCGCTTTCGCGAGCCGCACGGTGACCACGCTGCATGGGCGACTCGACCTGCCGGATCTCGTGCCCTTCTATCGGGCCTTCCCCGAGTTGCCGCTCATCTCGATCTCCGATGCCCAGCGCCGGCCGATGCCACCGGTGAACTGGGTCGGCACGGTGCCCCATGGAGTGCCCGTCGATAGGCTGCCGTTTGTCTCCGAACCGGCGGGCGACTATCTCGCGTTCCTGGGGCGCATATCCCCCGAGAAACGTCCTGATCGCGCGATCGCGATCGCCGCGGGTTCGGGAATGCCTCTCAAGATCGCAGCCAAGGTGGACAAGGTCGATCAGGCCTACTGGGACGAAGTCATCGCGCCGTTGATCGCAGTCCATCCCAATGTGAGCTTCATCGGGGAAATCAACGACGAACAGAAACCTGCATTCCTTGGCAACGCGCGAGCTCTGCTCTTTCCCATTGATTGGCCGGAGCCTTTTGGTCTCGTGATGATCGAGGCGATGGCTTGCGGCACACCCGTCATTGCTTTTGGCAGTGGCTCCGTGCCCGAGGTGATTGACGACGGTGTCAGCGGGTTTATCGTGCATGACGTGGATCAGGCCGTTGAGGCGGTCAGCCATCTCAATCACCTGAGCCGGAGCCGGGTTCGGGAGACTTTCCTGCGCCGTTTCACGGTGGAACATATGGCCCGTGCCTATGTGACAATTTACCGGGGCCTCCTGGAAAACAGCCCCGGGGAGGCGCAGCCATCTCCGCCGCTAAGGGATGTGCCATTACAGGTTGTCGCCTGA
- a CDS encoding XRE family transcriptional regulator, which yields MSTDNLNANLGSRIKLERESRGWSLTELAERASVSRAMIHKIERGESSPTANLLGKLSGAFGLTISTLIARAETNQGRLLRASDQPVWTDPETGYLRRQISPRSDLPLELVHVTLPPGKEVPMPRSAFAFLRQLIHVLTGELTFVEGGVRHHMAAGDCLELGAPTDCVFVNESAEDCAYLVAVLSTQ from the coding sequence ATGAGCACGGATAACCTCAACGCGAACCTGGGTTCCCGGATCAAACTTGAGCGCGAAAGCCGTGGCTGGTCGCTCACGGAGCTAGCTGAGCGCGCCTCTGTTTCCCGTGCCATGATTCATAAGATCGAACGGGGCGAAAGCAGCCCAACCGCCAATCTTCTCGGAAAGCTCTCGGGGGCTTTTGGGCTCACTATCTCCACTTTGATCGCTCGCGCGGAAACGAACCAGGGCCGACTTCTCAGGGCATCTGACCAGCCCGTATGGACCGACCCGGAGACTGGCTACTTGCGGCGTCAGATCTCCCCTCGATCAGATCTTCCTCTCGAGCTGGTGCATGTGACGCTGCCTCCCGGCAAGGAGGTTCCGATGCCCCGGTCCGCGTTTGCCTTCCTGCGTCAGCTCATTCACGTTCTAACGGGTGAACTGACCTTCGTGGAAGGGGGCGTCCGCCATCACATGGCCGCTGGAGACTGCCTCGAACTCGGAGCCCCCACGGACTGCGTCTTCGTCAATGAGAGCGCAGAGGACTGCGCCTATCTGGTGGCCGTACTATCCACTCAATGA
- a CDS encoding GNAT family N-acetyltransferase: MDIRDAGIVDIPGITRIYNDAVLNTTAIWNDVEVDEPNRTMWLSDRNKAGYPVLVAVGGDGEVVGYASFGDWRAWDGYRHTVEHSIYVRNDQRGKGIGEALMKTLIARARDCGKHVMVAGIEAENAASLRLHKKLGFEKVGHLKEVGTKFGRWLDLAFLQLTLSSEAPEAE; the protein is encoded by the coding sequence GTGGACATTCGCGACGCGGGCATCGTCGACATTCCCGGCATCACCCGGATATACAACGACGCCGTTTTGAATACGACGGCGATCTGGAACGACGTCGAGGTCGATGAACCCAACAGGACGATGTGGCTCAGTGATCGCAACAAGGCGGGCTACCCTGTGCTCGTCGCGGTCGGCGGCGACGGCGAAGTCGTCGGCTACGCTTCATTTGGCGATTGGCGAGCCTGGGACGGCTATCGACATACTGTCGAACACTCCATCTATGTTCGCAACGATCAGCGTGGAAAGGGCATTGGTGAGGCACTGATGAAAACGCTGATCGCGCGGGCTCGCGATTGCGGAAAGCACGTCATGGTCGCGGGAATTGAGGCTGAAAACGCAGCATCTCTCCGTCTTCACAAAAAGCTTGGCTTCGAGAAGGTGGGGCATTTGAAAGAGGTCGGCACCAAGTTCGGTCGCTGGCTCGATCTGGCCTTTCTCCAGCTTACCCTCTCTTCGGAGGCGCCCGAGGCTGAATGA
- a CDS encoding IS110 family transposase produces MELFVGLDVSVRTTSVCVMDAGGKLIRESKVESDPEAIAEVLDAIGGPYKRVGLEAGPLSQWLYSGLAAAGYPVICVETRHMKAALSAQINKTDRNDARGIAQMMRVGLYKPVHVKTVRSQEIRMLLTARKFVQTKVLDAENNLRGLLRNFGLKVGAVTRLQCERRIVELLEQSPHLRLIIEPLLEVRRVLREQFQQLHRAMGRLAESDETCKLLMTAPGVGPMVALSFRAGVDEPARFGRSRSVPAHFGLTPSRYQSGEIDRDRGISKCGDAGIRWVLVEAAGIVLRVSKKSSPLKTWGLAVARRRGMAKATIAVARRLAVILHRMWVDNTPFRWEAEAA; encoded by the coding sequence ATGGAGCTGTTCGTCGGTCTTGATGTGTCTGTTCGCACCACCAGCGTCTGCGTCATGGACGCCGGTGGCAAGCTGATCCGGGAGAGCAAGGTCGAGAGCGATCCGGAGGCGATTGCCGAGGTACTTGACGCGATCGGCGGTCCCTACAAGCGCGTCGGCCTCGAGGCCGGGCCGCTGTCGCAGTGGCTCTACAGCGGCCTGGCGGCTGCTGGTTATCCTGTGATCTGCGTCGAGACGCGGCACATGAAGGCCGCGCTCTCGGCGCAGATCAACAAGACCGATCGCAACGATGCCCGCGGCATCGCGCAGATGATGCGGGTCGGGCTCTACAAGCCGGTGCACGTCAAGACGGTCCGCAGCCAGGAGATCCGGATGCTCCTGACGGCGCGCAAGTTCGTGCAGACGAAGGTCCTCGACGCCGAGAACAATTTGCGCGGCCTGCTGCGCAACTTCGGCCTCAAGGTGGGCGCCGTGACGCGTCTGCAGTGCGAGCGGCGCATCGTCGAGCTGCTCGAACAGTCCCCGCATCTGCGGCTGATCATCGAGCCGCTTCTCGAGGTGCGACGGGTGCTGCGGGAGCAGTTCCAGCAGTTGCACAGGGCGATGGGGCGCTTGGCCGAGAGTGACGAGACCTGCAAACTGCTGATGACGGCGCCCGGCGTCGGGCCGATGGTAGCGCTGAGCTTCCGAGCCGGCGTCGACGAACCGGCCCGTTTCGGCCGATCTCGATCCGTGCCAGCCCATTTCGGGCTGACGCCCTCCCGCTATCAATCGGGAGAGATCGATCGCGATCGCGGCATCTCGAAGTGTGGTGATGCCGGCATCCGCTGGGTCCTGGTCGAGGCCGCCGGGATCGTGCTGCGGGTCTCGAAGAAGAGTTCGCCACTGAAGACCTGGGGGCTTGCCGTCGCCCGCCGGCGCGGCATGGCAAAGGCGACCATAGCTGTCGCCCGGCGCCTGGCTGTCATCCTGCACCGGATGTGGGTCGACAACACGCCATTTCGCTGGGAGGCCGAGGCCGCCTGA
- a CDS encoding membrane dipeptidase, whose amino-acid sequence MIEQATVAAAADLPIHRDNLVWNACDTTSLRYGDDVWVRKLQRSGVSACLHTVAVDESPAQALKEAAIWRRFYDEHPALRIGLNAEDAREAKAAGQIAMYMHWQGIGPLGGDLDLLDAFHALGLRVVQPTYQYRNLAGDGCGERVQSGLSRFGVNLVDRCNKLGVALDVSHVGDITSMEIVEMSRAPVMATHVGVRAINNTVRNKPDDLIKAIAKGGGLIGIAGKSGFLRADGLSAGSNLDDYIAHMKHICDLVGPDYVAIGTDVSDDRRYTPEFLSDFHRNFPEVAIIGDSLDASLMHPAGLKNPGELANVTEALLRHGFSDEDVVKIIGGNVERVLKQALQPC is encoded by the coding sequence ATGATCGAACAAGCCACTGTGGCAGCCGCCGCAGACCTTCCCATCCACCGCGACAATCTCGTCTGGAATGCCTGCGACACCACATCGCTACGCTATGGCGACGACGTCTGGGTCAGGAAACTGCAGCGCTCGGGCGTCTCCGCCTGTCTGCACACGGTCGCAGTCGATGAAAGCCCTGCTCAGGCGCTGAAGGAAGCAGCGATCTGGCGGCGCTTCTACGACGAGCATCCTGCGCTGCGCATCGGGCTGAACGCTGAGGACGCCCGCGAGGCGAAGGCCGCCGGGCAGATCGCCATGTATATGCATTGGCAGGGGATAGGCCCGCTGGGGGGCGATCTCGATCTGCTCGACGCGTTTCATGCCCTCGGCCTGCGGGTTGTGCAGCCCACCTATCAATACCGCAACCTGGCGGGTGACGGTTGCGGAGAGCGCGTCCAGTCCGGGCTCAGCCGTTTTGGTGTCAATCTCGTCGATCGCTGCAACAAGCTTGGCGTCGCGCTGGACGTTTCCCATGTCGGCGACATCACGTCGATGGAAATCGTCGAGATGTCACGCGCGCCGGTGATGGCGACGCACGTTGGCGTCCGTGCGATCAATAATACGGTACGAAACAAGCCCGACGATCTGATCAAGGCGATCGCCAAGGGCGGTGGCCTGATCGGGATCGCTGGGAAGTCCGGCTTTCTACGTGCGGATGGCCTGTCGGCAGGGTCAAATCTGGACGATTACATCGCGCATATGAAGCATATATGCGATCTTGTTGGTCCCGATTATGTCGCGATCGGCACCGACGTGTCTGATGACAGGCGTTATACGCCGGAATTTCTAAGCGATTTCCATCGGAATTTTCCGGAGGTGGCGATCATTGGTGACAGCCTCGACGCGTCGCTCATGCATCCGGCCGGTCTCAAGAACCCGGGCGAACTCGCGAATGTCACCGAAGCCCTTTTGCGGCATGGCTTCTCAGACGAAGATGTCGTCAAGATTATCGGTGGGAACGTTGAGCGCGTGCTGAAGCAGGCTCTGCAGCCCTGCTAG
- a CDS encoding ABC transporter ATP-binding protein — protein sequence MSFVSIQGIEKRFAANAGVEDIDLNIEKGEALCLLGASGCGKTTLLRLIAGLLLPDKGRIHIDGRDVTDLPTCRRGIGMVFQTWALFPHLTVWKNIEFGLKLQHVDAAGRKRRVGAMLDLIGLPTLADRMPRQLSGGQQQRVALARALATNPGVLLLDEPMSSLDFNTRLQLRQELRSLQRDLGVTAIYVTHDYSEALAVADRTALMRDGVIVEQGPTRQLFEKPKTSFAASFLGLHNVLEGRVIGRSGENWQVRLGTSLALDTRLDAEDARDLQIGDDILLGFDQWSAEMRLGDQGRAGLGGVVAASAVEHGHVRLAVTLDGGLGTFQHRLPGLTDVALGSRCALLLDGARAWRLRKR from the coding sequence ATGTCGTTTGTGTCCATCCAAGGTATCGAGAAGCGCTTCGCCGCCAACGCCGGCGTTGAGGATATCGATCTGAACATCGAGAAAGGGGAGGCGCTTTGCCTGCTCGGAGCAAGCGGCTGCGGCAAGACAACCTTGCTGCGGTTGATCGCTGGACTGCTCCTGCCCGACAAGGGGCGCATCCACATCGACGGTCGCGATGTCACAGATCTGCCGACTTGCAGGCGCGGGATCGGCATGGTCTTTCAGACATGGGCTTTGTTTCCCCATCTCACGGTCTGGAAGAACATCGAGTTCGGCCTCAAGCTGCAACACGTTGACGCCGCCGGCCGCAAGCGCCGCGTCGGCGCCATGCTTGACCTCATCGGCCTTCCCACCCTGGCCGATCGCATGCCGCGGCAACTCAGCGGCGGCCAGCAGCAGCGCGTCGCGCTGGCGCGCGCCCTTGCGACCAATCCCGGTGTTCTGCTGCTTGATGAGCCCATGAGCAGCCTCGATTTCAATACGCGCCTGCAGTTGCGACAGGAATTACGGAGCCTTCAGAGAGATCTCGGCGTCACCGCGATCTACGTGACGCATGACTACAGCGAGGCTCTCGCAGTTGCTGACCGCACCGCACTGATGCGCGATGGCGTCATCGTCGAGCAGGGGCCAACCAGACAGCTTTTCGAGAAGCCGAAGACGAGCTTCGCGGCTTCGTTTCTCGGCTTGCACAATGTTCTCGAGGGGCGCGTCATCGGCCGCTCGGGGGAAAACTGGCAGGTTCGGCTCGGCACGTCTCTTGCTCTCGATACCCGGTTGGACGCCGAGGATGCGCGTGATCTGCAGATCGGTGACGATATCCTGCTCGGCTTTGATCAATGGTCGGCTGAGATGCGCCTCGGAGATCAGGGCAGGGCAGGGCTCGGAGGCGTTGTCGCCGCGAGCGCCGTCGAGCATGGCCATGTCCGCCTGGCTGTAACCCTCGACGGCGGCCTGGGAACCTTCCAGCATCGCCTGCCTGGTCTCACGGACGTTGCGCTCGGTTCGCGTTGTGCGTTGCTCCTCGATGGCGCGCGTGCCTGGCGGCTGAGAAAGCGCTGA
- a CDS encoding ABC transporter permease encodes MRRLRPWIGPLYAILVIAFLLSPLLIVIVVSFSADEFVAFPPAGFSLRWFEALRHNEDMLRAFLLSAEVAALAAAIGLVVGLPTALLLVRYRWRADMALRALALGPLILPEVLLGLALLQFSESVLRQAPQFWYLVVAHGLIVLPFCVQMISNALTGLNLEVEDAAQTLGATPLQTFWLVTLPSLRNGVASALLLSFIFSFDNVAISLFLTSPGLATLPIRMYEHATYSSDPLLAAISAVLIVLGMAFMLLIGRLRGFGNVAQSSR; translated from the coding sequence ATGAGAAGGCTGAGGCCGTGGATCGGTCCCCTTTATGCGATCCTTGTCATCGCGTTCCTGCTCTCTCCGCTGCTGATCGTGATCGTTGTTTCCTTCAGCGCGGACGAGTTCGTCGCCTTTCCACCGGCTGGCTTTTCGCTGCGCTGGTTCGAGGCGCTCCGCCATAACGAGGATATGCTCCGCGCCTTCCTGCTCAGCGCCGAGGTCGCGGCGCTGGCGGCCGCCATCGGCCTGGTGGTCGGGCTTCCAACTGCGCTGCTTCTCGTCCGTTATCGTTGGCGCGCCGACATGGCGCTGCGCGCCCTGGCGCTTGGGCCGCTCATTCTACCCGAAGTCCTGCTTGGGCTGGCGCTGCTCCAGTTCAGCGAGAGCGTGCTGCGACAGGCGCCACAGTTCTGGTATCTCGTTGTGGCTCATGGCCTGATCGTCCTGCCGTTCTGCGTGCAGATGATCTCAAACGCGCTGACCGGGCTCAATCTCGAAGTCGAGGATGCGGCGCAGACGCTGGGTGCGACACCTCTTCAAACATTCTGGCTCGTGACCTTGCCCAGCCTCCGCAACGGCGTAGCTTCGGCTTTGCTGCTGAGCTTCATTTTCTCGTTCGACAATGTCGCGATATCGCTGTTCCTGACGTCACCCGGGCTCGCGACACTGCCGATCCGGATGTATGAGCATGCAACTTACAGTAGCGATCCCTTGCTTGCCGCAATCTCGGCCGTCCTGATCGTTCTCGGCATGGCCTTCATGCTGCTCATCGGCCGCTTGCGCGGTTTCGGCAACGTTGCCCAGTCCTCACGGTAG
- a CDS encoding ABC transporter permease: MSMHASATRDGRLGWLALPGFALLVPFFAAPVGLLIATSLQGASSEGGWNFANYREILSSGYYLAAFGRTLGLGVAIMALSAIIGLPLAYFMVRHPKWQTPLLAALAGPLFVNVVARLYGWQLLLADSGPINALVGLVIPNAEPIRFTGSMLGVCIVMLHVMLPYMVFALFNSMQSVEAAVWDAAATLGADSLATFLRVAVPLAVPGLVTGAILVFTLAVSSFVVPAVMGGGKVNTFPTLVYLEAMALNFSMAAAIAICLMVILLPLGRLSSLTKQRTS, from the coding sequence ATGTCAATGCACGCAAGCGCGACAAGGGATGGGCGGTTGGGCTGGCTCGCACTGCCGGGCTTTGCCCTGCTCGTGCCGTTCTTCGCCGCGCCTGTCGGTTTGCTGATCGCGACCAGTCTTCAGGGCGCCAGTTCCGAGGGTGGATGGAATTTCGCGAATTATCGCGAGATTCTGAGCAGCGGATACTATCTCGCCGCATTCGGAAGGACTTTGGGATTGGGCGTGGCGATCATGGCGCTGAGCGCGATCATTGGCCTGCCGCTCGCTTATTTCATGGTCCGTCATCCGAAATGGCAGACACCGCTGCTCGCGGCGCTCGCGGGGCCGCTGTTCGTCAACGTCGTCGCGAGACTCTATGGCTGGCAGTTGCTGTTGGCCGATAGTGGACCGATCAACGCGCTTGTTGGTCTGGTCATCCCGAATGCCGAGCCCATCCGCTTCACCGGTTCCATGCTTGGCGTCTGCATCGTGATGCTCCACGTCATGCTGCCGTATATGGTCTTTGCACTCTTCAACAGCATGCAGAGCGTTGAGGCGGCTGTGTGGGACGCCGCCGCGACCCTTGGTGCTGACAGTCTTGCCACCTTTCTGCGCGTGGCCGTTCCGCTCGCCGTACCGGGCCTCGTAACAGGGGCGATCCTCGTCTTCACCCTGGCCGTGTCCTCTTTCGTTGTGCCGGCGGTCATGGGAGGTGGCAAGGTGAACACCTTTCCAACCCTTGTCTACCTGGAGGCCATGGCGCTGAATTTCTCAATGGCGGCCGCAATCGCGATCTGCCTCATGGTGATCCTTCTGCCGCTGGGACGCCTGTCATCCCTGACAAAGCAGAGGACGTCATGA
- a CDS encoding extracellular solute-binding protein, with protein sequence MTLSRRTLIASSVMAGACGLFAKPALAQSRKLVLGTFGGVFETALKTMGPDIAKAGYELELAIGSSQLTLTKLQAARERSPFDAVMMTAEAMLTASEKGLLRPVTAKEIPGVASIQPRLLKPFEVPDGYASTPLHWKALGILWRKDLVPFEITSWHDLWRPELKGRISVQNMPTLGAASILITAAIINGGSASNLEPGWKAMQALRPNIRDFYAISSNALTSLVAGDTWATVNVADLGIPLASRNVVATVPKEGAPYSPEGLGFPKNPPSGDLAFGFADFMLQPQQQTQWASLAKVAPSIAMEVPASLKSEIVENDAILGSLLDINFLEMGQRMPAWADRWRKEIVG encoded by the coding sequence ATGACGTTGAGCCGTCGCACGCTGATCGCGTCCTCGGTCATGGCAGGGGCCTGCGGCCTTTTCGCGAAGCCGGCGCTTGCCCAAAGCCGTAAGCTGGTTCTCGGTACATTCGGTGGTGTTTTCGAGACCGCGCTCAAGACGATGGGACCGGATATCGCCAAGGCCGGCTACGAGCTGGAGCTCGCTATCGGCTCGTCCCAGCTTACGCTGACCAAGCTCCAGGCCGCGCGGGAGCGCTCCCCCTTCGATGCCGTCATGATGACTGCGGAAGCGATGCTGACCGCGTCAGAGAAGGGGCTGCTGCGGCCCGTGACGGCGAAGGAGATCCCGGGCGTGGCAAGCATCCAGCCTCGTCTCCTGAAGCCGTTTGAAGTGCCCGACGGCTACGCATCGACGCCGTTGCATTGGAAGGCGCTTGGCATCCTCTGGCGCAAGGACCTCGTCCCCTTCGAGATCACGTCATGGCATGATCTATGGCGGCCGGAGCTCAAGGGGCGGATCAGTGTCCAGAACATGCCGACGCTTGGCGCAGCTTCAATACTGATCACAGCCGCGATCATCAACGGCGGCAGCGCCAGTAACCTTGAGCCCGGCTGGAAGGCCATGCAGGCCTTGCGGCCCAATATTCGCGATTTCTATGCGATTTCATCCAATGCGCTGACATCCCTTGTCGCCGGTGACACCTGGGCGACGGTCAACGTCGCGGATCTCGGCATACCGCTCGCATCCCGCAACGTGGTTGCGACGGTGCCGAAGGAGGGGGCGCCCTATTCTCCGGAAGGCCTTGGCTTCCCCAAGAATCCGCCGAGCGGAGACCTTGCTTTTGGCTTCGCTGATTTCATGCTCCAGCCACAGCAGCAGACGCAATGGGCCAGCCTCGCGAAGGTTGCTCCCTCGATCGCGATGGAGGTGCCCGCGTCCCTCAAGAGCGAGATCGTCGAAAACGACGCGATCCTCGGTAGTCTGCTCGACATCAACTTCCTTGAGATGGGGCAGCGCATGCCGGCGTGGGCCGATCGTTGGCGGAAAGAGATCGTCGGCTGA